Proteins encoded together in one Planctomyces sp. SH-PL14 window:
- the zwf gene encoding glucose-6-phosphate dehydrogenase, with protein MSQVISTSGPTLVIDDMTVLIFGASGDLTARKLIPALFRLHHDGFLSEKSAVIGVARREKSHETFRDEMRKAVTEFGRGKKVTDESWPKFANQLFYVQHDINDNADAENLRLQVEKIEQGLGLSGRRLAYLATAPELFLPSVESLHAAKMVPPAEERDKLRVVVEKPFGQDLESSLELNKALRRILHESQIYRIDHYLGKETVQNILLFRFGNAIFEPLFNRNHIDHIEITTAESQGIEGGRGGYYDQSGGALRDVLQNHVLQLLCLIAMEPPALFEAEYIRNEKLKVLQALAPGRSGPVSEWAVAGQYAAAAINGKRVKAYLDEDRIAPDSRRETFVAVEARIDNWRWAGVPFYMRTGKRMPARVTEIAVTFKLPPLNLFTTIECDGNLCGLAETRPNTLLFRIQPKESIRVSFSAKRPGMQYQVQPVDMEFDYSNFEIDLPEAYERLLLDAMRGDSTLFTRSDELEAAWKFCEPMLQAWSSPDHHPELYPAGTWGPRSAHELLQRTGRKWRNPGGTQVEGAKAAALGEG; from the coding sequence ATGAGCCAAGTCATCAGCACCTCCGGTCCGACGCTGGTCATCGACGACATGACCGTCCTGATCTTCGGGGCCTCGGGCGACCTGACCGCCCGCAAGCTGATCCCGGCTCTCTTCCGCCTGCATCACGACGGGTTCCTGTCGGAGAAGTCGGCCGTCATCGGCGTCGCTCGCCGGGAGAAGTCGCACGAGACCTTCCGCGACGAGATGCGGAAGGCGGTCACGGAGTTCGGCCGCGGCAAGAAGGTAACGGACGAGAGCTGGCCGAAGTTCGCCAACCAGCTGTTCTACGTCCAGCACGACATCAACGACAACGCGGATGCCGAGAACCTCCGCCTGCAGGTCGAGAAGATCGAGCAGGGCCTCGGACTCAGCGGACGCCGTCTGGCCTACCTCGCCACCGCGCCGGAACTGTTCCTGCCGTCGGTCGAGTCGCTGCACGCGGCCAAGATGGTCCCGCCGGCGGAAGAGCGGGACAAGCTGCGGGTCGTCGTCGAGAAGCCGTTCGGCCAGGACCTGGAGTCGTCCCTGGAGCTGAACAAGGCCCTCCGCCGGATCCTGCACGAGTCGCAGATCTACCGCATCGACCACTACCTGGGCAAAGAGACGGTCCAGAACATCCTCCTGTTCCGGTTCGGCAACGCGATCTTCGAGCCGCTCTTCAACCGCAACCACATCGACCACATCGAGATCACGACTGCCGAGTCGCAGGGGATCGAAGGGGGCCGCGGCGGCTACTACGACCAGTCGGGCGGGGCCCTGCGGGACGTTCTCCAGAACCACGTTCTCCAGCTCCTGTGCCTCATTGCCATGGAGCCGCCTGCCCTCTTCGAGGCGGAGTACATCCGGAACGAGAAGCTGAAGGTCCTCCAGGCCCTCGCCCCCGGCCGCAGCGGACCGGTCTCGGAATGGGCGGTCGCCGGGCAGTACGCCGCCGCCGCCATCAACGGCAAGCGGGTCAAGGCCTACCTCGACGAAGACCGCATCGCGCCCGATTCCCGCCGCGAGACCTTCGTGGCGGTCGAGGCCCGGATCGACAACTGGCGGTGGGCGGGTGTCCCGTTCTACATGCGGACCGGAAAGCGGATGCCGGCCCGCGTGACCGAGATCGCGGTCACGTTCAAGCTCCCGCCGCTGAATCTCTTTACGACGATCGAGTGCGACGGCAACCTGTGCGGCCTCGCGGAGACGCGGCCGAACACGCTTCTGTTCCGGATCCAGCCCAAGGAGTCGATCCGCGTCTCGTTCAGCGCCAAGCGGCCCGGCATGCAGTACCAGGTCCAGCCGGTCGACATGGAGTTCGACTACTCGAACTTCGAGATCGACCTGCCGGAAGCGTACGAGCGGCTGCTCCTCGACGCGATGCGGGGGGACTCGACCCTCTTCACCCGCAGCGACGAGCTCGAAGCGGCGTGGAAGTTCTGCGAGCCGATGCTTCAGGCCTGGAGCTCGCCGGACCACCATCCGGAGCTCTACCCGGCCGGCACCTGGGGCCCCCGCTCCGCGCACGAGCTGCTCCAGCGGACCGGCCGCAAGTGGCGGAACCCCGGCGGCACGCAGGTCGAAGGGGCCAAGGCGGCGGCGCTCGGCGAAGGGTAG
- a CDS encoding TolC family protein: MFHPASRPIVRSNHRCWLAFCSAGVLLVGCKSVDVSPEVTKVREWRDSRKFAHLEQPEAPSAPAAPTARTRWDLDDGKPRFKTPGAIQQTSHTVGGEEEIVPALDGHTLPVVRDTGGTLTLGLMDAITAATQSNPRMRVLAFVPGEKGKRADIEYATFDPVLTAGLQWVEGSQQVASALQVVGGGLSQYNSTTIGPAVGAPNVVQVEKRFETGTTARVGLGTTFNQTAPGGQFLIYNPAYTSAINLTVEQPLLRGKDRNVNLAGVRIAKVSEQQANWEFQVELNRTLYEVQRAYWSTWLASSQIQTNQGLVDQAETTLNRERKRFEIGEVGVVEVAQATENLETLKADLEKSRQKLYAAKNQLFGLLGIPANDRRTLELTEQPVLEQRLPDLDEGLATANFSRPELQARQLDIQTAQLEVGRQRDTLRPDLKAYAGYSITGLDADFLESANRIVGNDFGNWTVGVRYRHVFGFRAEKAAVEQAQLAVSRQVHAREEAEAMVRQQVRESHDNIQATWEVLERQRERAKAARTQMETFTKLHATGQLDLDRLLRARTLLANALREEHIALVDYNLSISSWNYAIGGLTAMEASPPPLMAPVELPPVPADPIPIPPVTDTAEAA; the protein is encoded by the coding sequence TTGTTCCACCCCGCCTCACGACCGATCGTCCGCAGCAACCACCGTTGCTGGCTGGCGTTCTGTTCCGCGGGCGTGCTGCTGGTCGGCTGCAAATCCGTCGACGTCAGCCCGGAAGTCACCAAGGTCCGGGAATGGCGGGACTCCCGCAAATTCGCCCACCTGGAACAGCCCGAAGCCCCCTCCGCTCCCGCCGCCCCCACGGCTCGAACCCGGTGGGACCTCGACGACGGCAAACCCCGCTTCAAGACACCGGGAGCCATCCAGCAGACCTCCCATACTGTCGGCGGTGAAGAAGAAATCGTCCCGGCTCTTGATGGCCACACGCTTCCGGTAGTTCGCGACACCGGCGGCACGCTGACGCTCGGCCTGATGGACGCCATCACGGCCGCGACCCAAAGCAACCCCCGCATGCGCGTCCTGGCGTTCGTCCCGGGCGAGAAGGGAAAGCGGGCCGACATCGAGTACGCCACGTTCGATCCCGTCCTGACCGCCGGACTGCAGTGGGTCGAAGGGAGCCAGCAGGTTGCCTCCGCGCTGCAGGTCGTTGGCGGCGGCCTGAGCCAGTACAACTCCACGACGATCGGCCCCGCGGTCGGCGCTCCGAACGTCGTCCAGGTCGAGAAGCGGTTTGAAACAGGGACGACCGCCCGCGTCGGCCTCGGAACGACGTTCAACCAGACGGCCCCCGGCGGGCAGTTCCTGATCTACAACCCGGCCTACACCAGTGCGATCAACCTGACGGTCGAGCAGCCGCTGCTCCGCGGCAAGGACCGGAACGTCAACCTGGCGGGGGTCCGGATCGCCAAGGTGAGCGAGCAGCAGGCGAACTGGGAGTTCCAGGTCGAGCTGAACCGGACGCTCTACGAAGTCCAGCGGGCCTACTGGTCGACATGGCTCGCCAGCAGCCAGATCCAGACGAACCAGGGGCTGGTCGATCAGGCGGAGACGACGCTGAACCGGGAACGGAAGCGGTTCGAGATCGGCGAAGTCGGCGTCGTCGAGGTGGCCCAGGCGACGGAGAACCTGGAGACGCTCAAGGCGGATCTCGAGAAGTCACGGCAGAAGTTGTACGCGGCCAAGAACCAGCTCTTCGGACTGCTGGGGATTCCGGCCAATGACCGGCGGACGCTGGAGCTGACGGAGCAGCCGGTGCTGGAGCAGCGACTTCCCGATCTGGACGAGGGGTTGGCGACGGCGAACTTTTCCCGTCCGGAGCTTCAGGCGCGGCAGCTTGATATCCAGACGGCGCAGCTGGAGGTGGGTCGGCAGCGGGACACGTTGCGTCCGGACCTGAAGGCGTATGCGGGGTATTCGATTACCGGTCTCGATGCGGACTTCCTGGAGTCGGCGAATCGCATTGTCGGGAATGACTTCGGTAACTGGACCGTGGGGGTGCGGTATCGGCATGTGTTCGGTTTCCGGGCAGAGAAGGCAGCGGTGGAGCAGGCGCAGCTGGCGGTAAGTCGGCAGGTGCATGCCCGGGAGGAGGCGGAGGCGATGGTCCGCCAGCAGGTGCGTGAGTCGCACGACAACATTCAGGCGACGTGGGAGGTGCTGGAGCGTCAGCGGGAGCGGGCGAAGGCGGCGCGGACGCAGATGGAGACGTTTACGAAGCTGCATGCGACGGGGCAGTTGGATCTCGATCGGTTGTTGCGGGCGAGGACGTTGTTGGCGAATGCACTTCGCGAGGAGCACATAGCGCTGGTGGATTACAATCTGTCGATCAGCAGTTGGAATTATGCGATTGGTGGTTTGACGGCGATGGAGGCGAGTCCGCCGCCGTTGATGGCGCCGGTGGAGTTGCCGCCGGTGCCGGCGGATCCGATCCCAATTCCACCGGTGACCGACACTGCAGAAGCCGCCTGA
- a CDS encoding serine/threonine protein kinase, translating to MSFSPDEPSAFYCVGCNERFLAPPASRVCPSCGANSSVEDHSHHPTLLWKSAEKWAINGQPTPTAPAEPHQVLDLVGQQVDHYRCESLLGRGGMGWVFLARHVKLDRPCALKILAPELVGRDPEYLERFRHEGQASASLVHPNVVTTHAIDEFNGYHYLEMEYVPGRSLQNLIKERVLSPERATALAVSIADGLGAAHRLGILHRDLKPDNVLMTLHGIPKLGDFGLAKRVAVGAADHGPLAGTPHYMAPELFSGLPASPASDVYALGVCYFQMLTRQLPYTAGSLNGLISDVTSQPLPNVRSIRGEISLEMAECLSLLLDKSPANRPQDAISASHLLQAVLGSMKDIETLLEEAFNHEARIDWESFGDGCVVSVELPRKRAQRVYVVGVNPPGEDRLIEIASPCCPVDPSYFESALRLNSEFSHGAIGIRKFEGTDYFVVQNRYPRHTINSDELRASVFEVAQNADDIELKLTGADKR from the coding sequence TTGTCATTCAGTCCAGACGAGCCGTCCGCGTTCTACTGCGTCGGGTGTAACGAGCGGTTTCTCGCCCCCCCGGCCAGCCGCGTCTGTCCGAGTTGCGGAGCCAACTCCAGCGTGGAGGACCATTCCCACCACCCCACGCTCCTGTGGAAGAGCGCGGAGAAGTGGGCCATCAACGGTCAGCCGACGCCGACCGCGCCCGCGGAGCCGCATCAGGTTCTCGACCTCGTCGGGCAGCAGGTCGACCACTACCGATGTGAGTCGCTGCTGGGCCGCGGCGGGATGGGATGGGTCTTCCTGGCGCGGCACGTGAAGCTCGATCGGCCGTGCGCGCTGAAGATCCTGGCGCCGGAGCTTGTGGGCCGGGACCCCGAGTACCTGGAGCGGTTCCGCCATGAAGGACAGGCGTCCGCCTCGCTGGTCCATCCGAACGTCGTCACGACTCACGCGATCGACGAGTTCAACGGCTATCACTACCTCGAGATGGAGTATGTCCCCGGCCGGTCGCTGCAGAACCTGATCAAGGAGCGGGTGCTGAGTCCCGAGCGGGCGACGGCGCTGGCGGTGTCGATTGCCGATGGGCTGGGGGCGGCGCATCGCCTGGGGATTCTGCACCGGGACCTCAAGCCGGACAACGTCCTGATGACGCTGCACGGCATTCCGAAGCTCGGGGACTTCGGGCTCGCCAAGCGGGTGGCGGTCGGGGCGGCGGATCATGGGCCGCTGGCGGGGACGCCGCACTACATGGCTCCGGAGCTGTTCAGCGGGTTGCCCGCTTCGCCGGCTTCGGATGTCTATGCCCTGGGGGTCTGTTACTTCCAGATGCTGACGCGTCAGCTTCCCTACACGGCGGGGAGTCTGAACGGGCTGATTTCCGACGTGACGAGCCAGCCGTTGCCGAATGTTCGTTCGATCCGCGGGGAGATCTCGCTGGAGATGGCGGAGTGTCTGAGTCTGCTGCTCGACAAGAGTCCGGCGAACCGTCCGCAGGACGCGATTTCGGCCAGTCATCTGCTGCAGGCGGTGTTGGGGTCGATGAAGGACATTGAGACGCTTCTGGAGGAGGCGTTCAACCACGAGGCGCGGATTGACTGGGAGTCGTTTGGCGACGGGTGCGTGGTGTCGGTGGAGTTGCCGCGGAAGCGGGCGCAGCGGGTGTATGTGGTGGGGGTGAATCCGCCGGGTGAGGATCGGCTGATTGAGATCGCGAGTCCGTGTTGTCCGGTGGATCCGAGTTATTTTGAGTCGGCGTTGCGGCTGAACTCGGAGTTTTCGCACGGGGCGATCGGGATCCGGAAGTTTGAGGGGACGGATTATTTTGTGGTACAGAACCGTTATCCGCGTCACACGATCAATTCGGATGAATTGAGGGCGAGTGTGTTTGAGGTGGCGCAGAATGCGGACGACATTGAGTTGAAGCTGACGGGCGCGGACAAGCGGTAG
- a CDS encoding c-type cytochrome domain-containing protein — protein MFFRRLAALSLCAAAILGGAGIASAELTADHKKELTTLATAVNKASSMASKKQFDEADTLIKETEERVAKIVEEAGITADDKALTKITSSLEKAKSAVEKQKSRGKKPEPVSFTKDVAPIIQKNCVECHSTARSSRNLNLENFAGWRKGGRSGPIVSGPNPATSLLMRAITTPIAQGGMPKDGSPLAKEDVEKVAMWISQGANFDGEAEDVALGKLRTKAKALEVDSKIVINKPKGTETVSFTKDIAPWMTNLCLGCHSGNNPRGGLSLVTFEDMMRGGESGAVILPGDKENSRLFRLTGGLENPRMPQGQGRLTRPNYDALVKWFEEGNVFDGGDARKPIRDLVPSDAELAAAKMNKLSNSELEAMRRSKAEELLRKAIPNDTRSAVDGVEVVVLGNVPEARLKQVEGWATGHIGNLKKAFVAQSTPAIRGKLAVIVLKDKFGYNEVSLAATGRESPNEATSTSIVTANVEDAYVIVQDVGDEPTATAPGLEAHVIDIVTQAFLRRNNPDMPNWLLKGTGLKMASSVEARNPYFRGLRGEAALVAPSLKPDELFSDRSYSPGTVGPMGFTIVDFLIDKAGLPNFVKFVKATETGTTQAQALRAAYGGDPPAVAAEYIKYIRATAGK, from the coding sequence ATGTTTTTCCGCCGTCTTGCCGCCCTCTCTCTCTGCGCGGCCGCCATCCTCGGAGGAGCCGGGATCGCATCCGCTGAACTCACGGCGGATCACAAGAAGGAACTGACCACCCTCGCCACCGCCGTCAACAAGGCGTCGTCGATGGCGTCGAAAAAGCAGTTCGACGAAGCGGATACGCTCATCAAGGAGACCGAGGAACGGGTCGCCAAGATCGTCGAAGAGGCTGGCATCACCGCCGACGACAAGGCCCTGACCAAGATCACCTCCTCCCTCGAGAAGGCCAAGTCCGCCGTCGAGAAGCAGAAGAGCCGCGGCAAGAAGCCCGAGCCGGTCAGCTTCACCAAGGACGTCGCTCCGATCATTCAGAAGAACTGCGTCGAGTGCCACTCGACCGCCCGCTCCAGCCGCAACCTGAACCTCGAAAACTTTGCCGGCTGGCGCAAAGGAGGCCGCAGCGGCCCGATCGTCTCCGGCCCCAACCCCGCCACCAGCCTCCTGATGCGGGCCATCACGACCCCGATCGCCCAGGGCGGAATGCCCAAGGACGGCAGCCCCCTCGCCAAGGAAGACGTCGAGAAGGTGGCGATGTGGATCAGCCAGGGGGCGAACTTTGACGGCGAGGCGGAAGACGTCGCCCTCGGCAAGCTGCGGACCAAGGCCAAGGCGCTCGAGGTCGACTCGAAGATCGTCATCAACAAGCCCAAGGGGACCGAGACCGTCTCGTTCACCAAGGACATCGCTCCCTGGATGACGAACCTCTGCCTGGGCTGCCACAGCGGCAACAACCCCCGCGGCGGCCTCTCGCTGGTGACGTTTGAAGACATGATGCGCGGCGGCGAGAGCGGCGCCGTGATCCTCCCCGGCGACAAGGAAAACAGCCGCCTCTTCCGCCTGACCGGCGGGCTCGAAAACCCCCGCATGCCGCAGGGACAGGGACGCCTGACCCGGCCGAACTACGACGCCCTGGTGAAGTGGTTCGAGGAAGGGAACGTCTTCGATGGCGGCGACGCGCGGAAGCCGATCCGCGACCTCGTCCCGAGCGACGCCGAGCTGGCCGCCGCCAAGATGAACAAGCTCAGCAACTCCGAGCTGGAGGCGATGCGCCGCAGCAAAGCGGAAGAACTCCTCCGCAAGGCGATCCCCAACGACACCCGCAGCGCGGTCGATGGTGTGGAAGTCGTCGTCCTCGGCAACGTCCCGGAAGCCCGCCTGAAGCAGGTGGAAGGCTGGGCCACCGGGCACATCGGCAACCTCAAGAAGGCGTTCGTCGCCCAGAGCACGCCGGCGATCCGCGGCAAGCTGGCGGTGATCGTTCTGAAGGACAAGTTCGGCTACAACGAAGTCAGCCTCGCCGCGACGGGCCGGGAAAGCCCCAACGAAGCGACCTCCACGAGCATCGTGACGGCCAATGTCGAGGACGCCTATGTGATCGTCCAGGACGTTGGCGATGAGCCCACGGCGACTGCCCCGGGGCTCGAGGCCCATGTCATCGACATTGTCACCCAGGCATTCCTGCGGCGCAACAATCCCGACATGCCGAACTGGCTCCTCAAGGGGACCGGCCTGAAGATGGCCTCCTCGGTCGAGGCGCGGAATCCCTACTTCCGCGGGCTGCGGGGAGAAGCGGCCCTGGTCGCTCCGTCGCTCAAGCCGGACGAGCTGTTCAGCGACCGGTCCTATTCGCCCGGCACCGTCGGCCCGATGGGCTTCACGATCGTCGACTTCCTCATCGACAAGGCGGGGCTGCCGAACTTCGTCAAGTTCGTGAAGGCGACCGAGACCGGGACGACCCAGGCCCAGGCGCTTCGGGCCGCCTACGGTGGGGATCCTCCGGCGGTGGCGGCGGAGTACATCAAGTACATCCGCGCGACGGCCGGGAAATAG
- a CDS encoding HpcH/HpaI aldolase family protein: MKSNPVKAALKRGEPQVGTWLSLGTVFSSRLMARVGFPWLTIDMEHSPIDWDMAATMFAVIAEGGCVPLCRVPCGSHDHIKRALDAGAWGIVVPMVDTVEQAKAAIAACKYPPAGNRSVGGSMHALNFGASAGEYFAQANDEILVVLQTESPTGAANAEAIYSLPGVDAIFVGPNDLAAQMRGPDGRDPEPAAFEAMLQKILAAGKKTGTPVGLHTQTVAEVEKRIAEGWQFIAVGSELRMMVTQAQRFVSELKIKGSSDLARY; the protein is encoded by the coding sequence ATGAAATCGAATCCGGTCAAAGCGGCCCTCAAGCGAGGCGAGCCGCAGGTAGGAACGTGGCTCTCCCTGGGAACGGTCTTCTCCTCCCGGCTCATGGCCCGCGTCGGCTTCCCCTGGCTGACGATCGACATGGAACACTCCCCGATCGACTGGGACATGGCCGCCACCATGTTCGCCGTCATCGCCGAAGGGGGCTGCGTCCCCCTCTGCCGCGTCCCGTGCGGCAGCCATGACCATATTAAGAGGGCCCTCGACGCCGGCGCCTGGGGGATTGTCGTCCCCATGGTCGACACCGTCGAACAGGCCAAAGCGGCCATCGCGGCCTGCAAGTACCCGCCGGCCGGAAACCGCTCCGTCGGCGGATCGATGCACGCCCTGAACTTCGGCGCGTCCGCCGGGGAATACTTCGCCCAGGCGAATGACGAGATCTTGGTCGTCCTCCAGACGGAATCGCCCACCGGCGCCGCCAACGCCGAAGCGATCTACAGCCTCCCCGGCGTCGACGCCATCTTCGTGGGCCCCAACGACCTCGCGGCCCAGATGCGCGGTCCCGACGGCCGCGACCCCGAGCCCGCCGCCTTCGAGGCGATGCTCCAGAAAATCCTCGCCGCCGGCAAGAAAACCGGGACCCCGGTCGGACTTCACACCCAGACCGTGGCGGAAGTCGAAAAGCGGATCGCCGAAGGCTGGCAGTTCATCGCCGTCGGCAGCGAACTGCGGATGATGGTCACGCAGGCCCAGCGGTTCGTCTCGGAACTCAAGATCAAGGGAAGCTCCGACCTCGCCCGATACTGA
- a CDS encoding trypsin-like peptidase domain-containing protein, producing MSKCLLHAGLWFALFANTSPTCFGDGAIESAAAVSASPSKNRISPFVQQLQQICPSTVNIHTEKRQKLDVMLNLSPSKGSRVNGMGTGIILDERGYIVTNHHVVQDVESLRVTLWNKESYDAQVVRTDKQNDLAIIKITPRSPLPVAPFGTSSDLILGEDVYAIGNAYGWEHSVTRGIVSALKRDVEVNEEQAYKNLIQTDAAINPGNSGGPLLNADGEIVGINVAIRAGAQRIGFAIPIDDARVIVARLMSVETLESHFHGLVTTDDKRGTERKLVVKSVSPNSPAAEAGLQAGDVITKAGIVKVTDGVDLERALLGKSIGEKIELMVRRDSETSSKQISVAALSPERANAVRAQLNSGSTLASGEVRVAEKPVVGSAAKDRSWEILGVTLEKLPTGDSSLTGQQYRGGMRVADVRPQSPASLNGIRRGDILVGLHVWETIDRDNIDFVLNHPDFRTINPLKFYIVRGGETLFGHFNLTAAR from the coding sequence ATGTCGAAATGCCTACTGCATGCCGGGTTGTGGTTCGCTCTCTTTGCGAATACCAGCCCGACCTGTTTCGGCGACGGCGCCATCGAGTCGGCTGCAGCCGTCTCCGCCTCCCCCAGCAAGAACCGCATTTCGCCGTTCGTGCAGCAGCTCCAGCAGATCTGCCCCTCGACCGTGAATATTCACACGGAAAAGCGGCAGAAGCTGGATGTGATGCTCAACCTCAGTCCCTCTAAGGGCTCCCGCGTCAACGGGATGGGGACGGGGATCATCCTCGACGAACGGGGCTACATCGTCACGAATCACCACGTCGTACAGGATGTGGAATCGCTTCGCGTGACGCTCTGGAACAAAGAGAGCTACGACGCCCAGGTCGTCCGTACGGACAAGCAGAACGACCTGGCGATCATCAAGATCACTCCCCGCTCTCCTCTCCCGGTCGCCCCCTTCGGGACGTCGTCCGACCTGATCCTGGGCGAAGACGTCTACGCCATCGGCAACGCCTATGGCTGGGAGCACTCCGTCACCCGCGGGATCGTCAGCGCCCTCAAGCGGGACGTGGAAGTCAACGAAGAGCAGGCGTACAAGAACCTGATCCAGACCGACGCGGCGATCAATCCCGGCAACAGCGGCGGACCGCTGCTCAATGCCGACGGGGAAATCGTCGGGATCAACGTCGCGATCCGGGCGGGAGCCCAGCGGATCGGGTTCGCGATTCCGATCGACGATGCCCGGGTGATCGTTGCCCGTCTGATGAGCGTCGAGACTCTGGAGAGCCACTTCCACGGACTGGTCACCACGGATGACAAGCGCGGCACGGAACGCAAGCTGGTGGTGAAGTCCGTTTCGCCGAACTCGCCGGCGGCCGAAGCGGGGCTGCAGGCGGGAGACGTGATCACCAAGGCGGGGATCGTGAAGGTGACGGACGGAGTCGACCTGGAGCGGGCGCTCCTGGGCAAGTCGATCGGTGAGAAGATCGAGTTGATGGTCCGCCGCGACAGTGAAACGTCCTCCAAGCAGATCTCGGTTGCCGCCCTGTCTCCTGAACGGGCGAACGCGGTCCGGGCTCAGCTGAACTCCGGCAGCACGCTGGCGAGCGGTGAAGTTCGCGTGGCTGAGAAGCCGGTGGTCGGCTCGGCTGCGAAGGACCGGTCCTGGGAAATCCTGGGGGTGACCCTGGAGAAGCTCCCGACGGGCGATTCCAGCCTGACGGGCCAGCAGTATCGGGGGGGGATGCGGGTGGCCGATGTCCGGCCGCAGAGCCCGGCTTCGCTGAACGGCATCCGCCGCGGCGACATCCTGGTGGGCCTGCATGTGTGGGAGACGATCGATCGGGACAACATCGATTTCGTGTTGAACCATCCGGACTTCCGGACGATCAATCCGCTGAAGTTTTACATTGTGCGGGGTGGCGAGACGTTGTTCGGCCACTTCAATCTGACGGCCGCCCGGTAA
- a CDS encoding tetratricopeptide repeat protein — MPPTRREKLQALLADSPNDPFLIYGLAMDDWGQGRAEEALNGLRQVLQVDRDYVASYLQQGQILASLQRKDEAVAVLTTGIAVANRIGDAHAASEMGGLAESLRG, encoded by the coding sequence ATGCCTCCCACCCGACGCGAAAAACTGCAGGCCCTCCTTGCAGACAGTCCCAACGATCCGTTCCTCATATACGGACTGGCGATGGACGATTGGGGTCAAGGTCGGGCCGAAGAAGCCCTGAACGGCCTCCGGCAGGTTCTGCAGGTCGATCGGGACTACGTGGCGTCCTATCTGCAGCAGGGACAGATCCTGGCGTCGCTGCAGCGGAAGGACGAAGCGGTCGCCGTCCTGACGACGGGAATCGCCGTCGCAAACCGGATTGGCGATGCCCACGCCGCCTCGGAAATGGGCGGCCTCGCGGAAAGCCTTCGCGGCTGA
- a CDS encoding sialidase family protein, whose product MLRYLLLSLALLCTTARAEEKPDLPVIDLSQDTQRQVVIAAGTESTYQGHPTTLRMPDGKTIYCVWCINHGGAAGPMAKSQDGGLTWSRLDDQLPKGFSTHQNCPSIYRIVDPQDKARLWVFSAHLGKRGGPGMPSIMSEDDGATWKEMPPLGFPNVMTFSSIVRLKDGRYLGLYHKGPGGQDKVPLEVLQTITADGGFTWSEPKVVAAVEGKNPCEPFVFRSPDGSELCALLRENTHKGRSLVIYSRDEGETWSKPTDTPWGLTGDRHIGVFTKDGRFVVAFRDQALNSPTRGHFVAWVGTYDDIKQSKPGQYRVKLLHSHAKNVGDCGYPGLELLPDGTIVATTYIKYAPGPEKHSVVSTRFQLSETDARK is encoded by the coding sequence ATGCTCCGATACCTCCTGCTCTCCCTCGCCCTCCTCTGCACCACGGCCCGAGCCGAAGAAAAGCCCGACCTCCCCGTCATCGACCTCTCGCAGGACACCCAGCGTCAGGTCGTCATCGCCGCCGGAACCGAGTCCACCTACCAGGGTCACCCCACCACCCTCCGGATGCCGGACGGCAAGACGATCTACTGCGTCTGGTGTATCAACCACGGCGGCGCCGCCGGCCCCATGGCTAAGAGCCAGGACGGCGGCCTCACCTGGTCCCGCCTCGACGACCAGCTTCCCAAGGGCTTCTCGACCCACCAGAACTGCCCCAGCATCTACCGCATCGTCGACCCCCAGGACAAAGCCCGCCTGTGGGTCTTCTCCGCCCACCTCGGCAAACGCGGCGGCCCCGGCATGCCCAGCATCATGAGCGAGGACGACGGCGCCACCTGGAAAGAGATGCCGCCGCTCGGCTTCCCCAACGTCATGACCTTCAGCAGCATCGTCCGCCTCAAGGACGGCCGCTACCTCGGCCTCTATCACAAGGGCCCCGGCGGCCAGGATAAGGTCCCCCTCGAAGTCCTCCAGACCATCACCGCCGACGGCGGCTTCACCTGGTCCGAACCCAAAGTCGTCGCCGCCGTCGAAGGCAAGAACCCCTGCGAGCCGTTCGTCTTCCGCTCGCCCGATGGCAGCGAGCTCTGCGCCCTCCTGCGGGAGAACACCCACAAGGGCCGCAGCCTCGTCATCTACAGCCGCGACGAAGGGGAAACCTGGTCCAAGCCGACCGACACCCCCTGGGGCCTCACGGGCGATCGGCACATCGGAGTCTTCACGAAGGACGGCCGCTTCGTCGTCGCCTTCCGCGACCAGGCCCTCAATAGCCCGACGCGGGGACACTTCGTCGCTTGGGTCGGCACCTACGACGACATCAAGCAGTCGAAGCCCGGCCAGTACCGCGTGAAGCTCCTCCACAGCCACGCGAAGAACGTGGGAGACTGCGGCTACCCGGGCCTCGAGCTCCTGCCGGACGGAACAATCGTGGCGACGACCTATATCAAGTACGCCCCCGGCCCGGAGAAGCACTCGGTCGTCAGCACCCGCTTCCAGCTCAGCGAGACCGATGCGCGGAAGTAG